A region of Cellulophaga sp. RHA19 DNA encodes the following proteins:
- a CDS encoding DUF1801 domain-containing protein, which produces MKPAEEYIYNAPENYRVILMHLQAVIVRTLPSVDLKFKYSLPYFYIDDKPFCHLNCNKNYVDLVFKNGQHLTKYTELLVVDGRKKMKSLRYTSLDEVNNTVLETVLSDAYAVRNEKF; this is translated from the coding sequence ATGAAACCAGCAGAAGAGTATATATACAATGCACCAGAAAATTACAGAGTTATTTTAATGCATTTACAGGCAGTTATAGTTCGTACACTGCCTAGTGTAGACTTAAAATTTAAGTATAGTTTACCTTATTTTTATATTGATGACAAACCGTTTTGTCATTTAAACTGTAATAAAAACTACGTAGACTTAGTTTTTAAAAACGGGCAACATTTAACAAAATATACAGAGCTACTGGTTGTTGATGGACGTAAAAAAATGAAATCTTTACGCTACACTTCTTTAGATGAGGTAAATAACACTGTATTGGAAACAGTTTTAAGTGATGCTTATGCTGTTAGGAACGAGAAGTTCTAA
- a CDS encoding winged helix-turn-helix domain-containing protein encodes MSIINNINKAFDHRIRLGIMSILMVNDYADFNMLKELLGATDGNIASHTKALEKVAYIKVEKQFIGRKPNTRYSATNLGKLEFKKHINALEKLIGK; translated from the coding sequence ATGAGTATTATAAATAATATTAACAAAGCATTTGATCACCGTATTAGGCTAGGCATTATGTCTATTTTAATGGTGAATGATTATGCCGATTTTAATATGCTTAAAGAATTGCTAGGCGCTACAGATGGTAATATTGCAAGCCACACAAAAGCGTTAGAAAAAGTAGCATATATTAAAGTAGAAAAACAGTTTATAGGAAGAAAACCAAACACTAGATATTCTGCAACAAACTTAGGCAAGCTAGAGTTTAAAAAACATATTAACGCACTAGAAAAATTAATAGGAAAATAA
- a CDS encoding DUF1361 domain-containing protein: MKQKLILFIKSNFSLLAAISFAFLILAVRIKITGSLFFTFLVWNLFLAGLPYLFSQLLKYLNNSNGNKILQLGFFAMWMLFLPNSPYIITDLVHLQNENSIMVWLDLLLVFVYAIIGLLLGLFSMIDVYHVLKSKYNTKNANFFMIYSCLLCGYGIYLGRFLRFNSWDLFTKPQVLLYNIAHSLTNYNVWAMTFAFGGLLYILFWTLQSKLIIKK, from the coding sequence ATGAAACAAAAATTAATTTTATTTATAAAATCAAATTTTAGCTTATTAGCCGCAATAAGTTTTGCCTTTTTAATTTTAGCGGTACGTATAAAAATTACAGGTTCTTTATTTTTTACTTTTTTAGTGTGGAACTTGTTTTTGGCTGGCTTACCCTATTTATTTTCTCAGCTATTAAAGTACCTAAACAATAGTAATGGTAATAAAATACTGCAATTAGGATTTTTTGCAATGTGGATGCTATTTTTACCTAATAGCCCATATATTATTACAGATTTAGTGCACTTGCAAAATGAAAACTCTATAATGGTATGGTTAGATTTGCTTCTAGTTTTTGTGTACGCAATTATTGGTCTATTACTTGGGTTATTTTCTATGATAGATGTTTACCACGTACTTAAAAGTAAATACAACACTAAAAACGCCAATTTTTTTATGATATACTCATGCCTACTTTGTGGCTACGGCATATACCTAGGTAGGTTTTTGCGTTTTAACTCTTGGGATTTATTTACCAAACCACAGGTACTATTGTACAATATTGCACACAGTTTAACCAATTACAACGTATGGGCAATGACTTTTGCTTTTGGTGGCTTGCTATATATTTTATTTTGGACGTTACAGTCTAAACTAATTATAAAAAAATAA
- a CDS encoding NAD(P)-dependent oxidoreductase produces MKFGIIKERKNPPDRRVVLSPQACKKVNTTYPQAQVLVEPSDIRVYKDSEYTDNNVTVTQEMQNCDVLIGVKEVPIDALIPNKKYFFFSHTIKKQPYNRNLLKAILDKNIEFYDHEVIVSTKKTRLVAFGRYAGIVGAYNGFRAYGLKYGTFALPKAETLKDQAALISELKKIKLPNIKILLTGKGRVGNGAKEMLDGMGLEQVSLKEYLKNDFNIPVYCQIDVLDYNTRKDGERSNKQEFFTDPSEYKSNFFRFAKVTDFYIAGHFYGDGAPYLFTREDAKQPDFKIKVVADVSCDINGPVASTIKASTIADPVYGYNPNTEQETDYKDPNAIAVMAVDNLPCELPRDASVGFGESFIKHVIPAFFNNDKDGVLERARMTKDGKLTDRFSYLQDYVDGTD; encoded by the coding sequence ATGAAATTCGGAATTATTAAAGAACGCAAAAACCCGCCAGACCGTCGAGTAGTGCTATCACCACAAGCCTGTAAAAAAGTAAATACTACTTACCCACAAGCCCAAGTATTGGTAGAACCGTCAGACATTAGGGTTTATAAAGATTCAGAATACACAGATAATAATGTAACCGTAACGCAAGAAATGCAAAATTGTGATGTGTTAATTGGTGTAAAAGAAGTACCAATAGACGCATTAATACCAAATAAAAAATATTTTTTCTTTTCGCACACCATCAAAAAGCAGCCTTACAACAGAAACTTACTAAAAGCAATTTTAGACAAAAACATAGAGTTTTATGATCATGAGGTTATTGTAAGCACTAAAAAAACACGTTTAGTTGCATTTGGTAGGTACGCAGGTATTGTTGGCGCTTACAACGGTTTTAGAGCCTATGGTCTAAAGTACGGTACATTTGCATTGCCAAAAGCTGAAACTTTAAAAGACCAAGCAGCATTAATATCAGAATTAAAAAAAATTAAACTTCCCAATATAAAAATACTACTAACAGGTAAAGGTCGTGTAGGTAACGGAGCTAAAGAAATGTTAGACGGTATGGGCTTGGAACAAGTAAGTTTAAAAGAATACTTAAAAAATGATTTTAATATACCAGTATATTGCCAAATAGACGTTTTAGATTATAACACACGTAAAGATGGTGAACGTAGTAATAAACAAGAGTTTTTTACAGATCCATCAGAATATAAATCTAACTTTTTTAGGTTTGCCAAAGTAACAGATTTCTACATAGCGGGTCATTTTTATGGAGACGGAGCACCATATTTGTTTACAAGAGAAGATGCCAAGCAACCAGATTTTAAAATTAAAGTAGTTGCAGACGTTAGTTGTGATATTAATGGTCCTGTAGCATCTACAATAAAAGCATCTACTATTGCAGATCCTGTATATGGGTATAACCCCAACACAGAGCAAGAAACAGATTATAAAGATCCTAACGCTATTGCAGTAATGGCAGTAGATAATTTACCGTGCGAGTTGCCAAGAGATGCAAGCGTAGGTTTTGGAGAATCTTTTATAAAACACGTTATCCCCGCCTTTTTTAATAACGATAAAGACGGAGTGTTAGAACGTGCTAGAATGACAAAAGATGGCAAGTTAACCGATAGGTTTTCTTATCTGCAAGACTATGTAGATGGTACAGATTAA
- a CDS encoding DNA/RNA non-specific endonuclease, giving the protein MKHSKFKFTYVVVLASLLISSCTTDDSSQVYEPNNPQTIVINGELDVKSYHQDNHGSHKHISKSQKTESFMETFESASKGSYAANTVNIPSSGIWYLNDALIGSLSNDRKYGSKSIRIRNNGYAVMNFNMDNGASTVRIRHAVYGTNGASDWRLMASYDNGASWYLVGATVTSNSTTLNTVTFQVNDTTSVRYGIFKISGGSSRINIDNIEIDAAPLNNTNPDIDSNITFGNPSNAASTANNYFLSKPDFALSYNNSNGTPNWVSWHLSTAWTGTVTRCNCFKSDQDLPSSFFKATSSDYTNSGFDRGHICPSADRNGDPDSNESTYYMTNIAPQAPDNNRKSWANFENYLRTLIQNGNEIHIIAGVTGTGGIGSNGYFTTISNGEITVPDSFWKVALILPNGTNDINRVTTSTRVIAINIPNNQYISTDWTQFLTTVDNIEQLTGYDILENIPDAIENVLEATVYNEPIS; this is encoded by the coding sequence ATGAAACATTCAAAATTTAAGTTTACCTATGTAGTTGTATTAGCATCATTACTAATTAGTAGCTGTACAACAGACGATTCTAGTCAAGTTTATGAGCCTAACAATCCGCAAACAATAGTTATAAACGGAGAACTAGACGTAAAAAGTTATCACCAAGACAATCACGGATCTCATAAGCACATTTCTAAATCTCAAAAAACAGAGAGTTTTATGGAAACCTTTGAGTCTGCCTCTAAGGGTAGTTACGCAGCCAATACTGTTAATATACCTTCTTCTGGTATATGGTATTTAAACGATGCGCTTATTGGTTCATTATCAAACGACAGAAAATATGGTAGTAAATCTATACGCATTAGAAATAATGGTTATGCTGTAATGAATTTTAATATGGATAATGGCGCAAGTACTGTCCGTATACGCCACGCTGTTTATGGTACCAACGGTGCTTCAGACTGGAGGCTAATGGCGTCTTATGACAATGGAGCCTCTTGGTACTTAGTAGGAGCAACAGTTACATCAAACTCAACCACATTAAATACAGTTACATTTCAGGTTAACGATACCACAAGTGTACGCTACGGAATTTTTAAAATATCTGGTGGTAGTAGCAGAATTAATATAGATAATATAGAAATAGATGCAGCTCCACTAAATAATACAAACCCAGATATAGATAGTAATATCACTTTTGGTAACCCATCTAATGCAGCAAGTACAGCCAATAACTATTTTTTGTCTAAACCAGATTTTGCATTGTCATATAACAATAGTAACGGAACCCCAAATTGGGTAAGTTGGCATTTAAGCACAGCTTGGACAGGAACAGTAACACGTTGTAACTGTTTTAAATCAGATCAAGATTTACCAAGTAGTTTTTTTAAAGCAACCAGTAGCGACTATACAAATTCTGGTTTTGACCGTGGTCATATTTGTCCGTCAGCAGATAGAAACGGAGATCCAGATTCTAATGAAAGTACTTATTACATGACAAACATAGCACCACAAGCACCAGACAATAACAGAAAGTCATGGGCTAATTTCGAGAATTATTTAAGAACCTTAATACAAAACGGAAACGAGATACACATTATAGCAGGAGTTACAGGCACTGGAGGTATAGGTAGTAATGGTTATTTTACTACAATTTCTAACGGAGAAATAACAGTTCCAGATTCTTTTTGGAAAGTAGCATTAATATTGCCAAACGGCACCAATGACATAAATCGTGTAACAACATCAACCAGAGTAATAGCCATTAATATACCTAACAACCAATATATTAGTACAGACTGGACACAGTTTTTAACTACAGTAGACAATATAGAGCAGCTAACAGGGTATGATATTCTAGAGAACATTCCAGACGCAATAGAAAATGTATTAGAAGCAACAGTATACAATGAACCTATTAGTTAA
- a CDS encoding M23 family metallopeptidase codes for MINYRLLKYTLLLLLCAACTFSKGQEKQEQNKLKHEQVKEQVVPIVSKEQEVKNIFKSKTDYIATNFNFPVGKPNAKGYYNAQVFGENNHLGDDWNAITGGNTDLGDPIYSIANGYVNFAEDIGGGWGKVIRVWHLKADDKIVESLYAHCNTIIVKKGEFVKKGQKIATIGNADGQYLAHLHLEVREDINLPVGPGYSKTKKGYLDPTKFINKNR; via the coding sequence ATGATAAATTATAGACTTCTAAAATACACACTACTATTACTACTATGCGCTGCTTGTACTTTTTCTAAAGGTCAAGAAAAACAAGAACAGAACAAGCTAAAACATGAGCAAGTAAAAGAGCAGGTTGTGCCTATAGTAAGCAAAGAGCAAGAAGTTAAAAATATATTTAAAAGTAAAACAGACTATATAGCAACTAATTTTAATTTCCCTGTTGGTAAACCAAATGCAAAAGGGTATTACAATGCGCAAGTATTTGGAGAAAATAACCATTTAGGAGACGACTGGAATGCCATTACTGGTGGCAACACAGACCTAGGAGATCCCATTTATTCCATAGCAAATGGCTATGTAAACTTTGCAGAAGATATAGGAGGTGGTTGGGGAAAAGTAATAAGAGTATGGCACCTTAAAGCAGATGATAAAATAGTAGAGTCTTTATACGCACACTGCAATACTATTATAGTTAAAAAAGGGGAGTTTGTTAAAAAAGGACAAAAAATAGCAACAATTGGCAATGCAGATGGTCAATATTTAGCGCACTTACATTTAGAGGTAAGAGAAGATATAAACTTACCAGTAGGCCCAGGATATTCAAAAACTAAAAAAGGCTATTTAGATCCAACTAAATTTATAAATAAAAATAGGTAA
- a CDS encoding suppressor of fused domain protein, translating to MEKSESGQPIYRYNESQKKEFEIASGESSINEISDHIEKHIGKIDMVFHELVSDQVHIDVHWVKPTKEFPYHTLVTSGMSDKPMETPEGVTNCEYAELSICLPQEWKISEEDFKDEKNYWPIRLLKYLARFPHEYSTWLGYGHTIPNGNPAKPFAENTKLNTTILLPSVIFGDDFFTLKLKNKSINFYALIPLYQEEVSLKLKKGTEALFDGFDKFKVNDIVSVDRPNTAKRKKILGIF from the coding sequence ATGGAAAAATCAGAATCTGGACAACCAATTTATAGGTATAATGAATCTCAAAAAAAAGAATTTGAAATAGCTTCCGGAGAATCTTCAATAAATGAAATATCTGACCACATAGAAAAACACATAGGAAAAATAGATATGGTTTTTCATGAATTAGTTTCAGACCAAGTTCACATAGATGTTCATTGGGTTAAGCCAACAAAAGAGTTTCCTTACCATACATTAGTAACATCAGGAATGAGTGATAAACCTATGGAAACTCCGGAGGGTGTTACTAACTGTGAATATGCAGAGTTGAGTATATGTTTACCTCAAGAGTGGAAAATTTCAGAGGAAGACTTTAAAGATGAAAAAAATTATTGGCCAATAAGACTACTAAAATATTTAGCAAGATTTCCGCATGAATATAGTACTTGGTTAGGTTACGGACATACAATTCCTAATGGAAACCCAGCTAAACCTTTCGCAGAAAATACTAAATTGAATACAACTATTTTATTGCCTTCTGTAATTTTTGGAGATGACTTTTTTACATTAAAATTAAAAAATAAATCAATTAACTTTTATGCACTAATTCCTTTATACCAAGAAGAGGTAAGCCTCAAGCTTAAAAAAGGAACTGAAGCATTATTTGATGGGTTTGATAAATTTAAAGTAAATGATATTGTTAGTGTGGATAGGCCTAACACCGCTAAAAGAAAAAAGATATTAGGAATATTTTAA
- a CDS encoding FAD/NAD(P)-binding protein: protein MNKKKLAIIGVGPRGLYAAENFITQLSITESSTLVELLLFEETGDFGNGQVYNTEQVKSNWINITERILTLPKREEVVYNGITIPGFSCYHQWANLNYDEIDGAEADTYPPRAKIGAYLKQRFTSFITPLLLHKMAFLYQQKVTNIQIENNAKVSITTPNKTYTNLDEVLLTIGHQPTYVTQQLVKWHSNFKSNTNVKLFLDPYPVKNYIDVTNTKNKTTVGVRGFGLAMLDVMRAAVAKQGTFKITEERTQKCQFNTGKNVNTVIVPFSLDGLPPVPKPLNKNIDDLYKPSDEQIYNFEKEIGDKTAQSNATGVDFLVSAIAPIVASIYVSLPHTLEAQNYTLKQVEEAAFKWITNQNYKHSLLLPTATPIVALLNSYIGMATATNAISLDFCVGQVWRHCQPSIYKQLSYNNCSNSVFAKIIKLDEEIKRYSYGPPVESIQQMLALVKAGILNLDFVNNPEIELSNNGWVLKSKDKSIVANIMVNSVLDAPDITAVKSDLVKSLLHNESIKIVNDNLGVHTTKEGYLVEKTTDNILPIALLGRLAKGTVIGVDAILECFGDRPIEWAKAAVKKK from the coding sequence GTGAATAAGAAAAAATTAGCAATAATTGGTGTAGGTCCTAGAGGGTTGTATGCTGCAGAAAATTTTATAACGCAATTAAGTATTACAGAAAGCTCAACTTTAGTAGAACTTTTACTGTTTGAAGAAACAGGAGATTTTGGAAACGGACAAGTATACAATACAGAGCAAGTAAAATCTAACTGGATAAATATAACAGAGCGTATACTTACGTTACCTAAAAGAGAAGAGGTAGTATACAATGGTATTACTATTCCAGGTTTTTCTTGTTACCACCAATGGGCAAATTTAAACTATGATGAAATAGATGGTGCCGAAGCAGATACATATCCGCCAAGAGCAAAAATAGGAGCGTACTTAAAGCAACGTTTTACATCATTTATTACACCACTGTTACTTCATAAAATGGCTTTTTTATATCAGCAAAAAGTAACCAATATACAAATAGAAAATAATGCTAAAGTTAGTATAACTACTCCTAATAAAACCTATACTAATTTAGATGAGGTATTACTTACCATAGGTCACCAACCAACTTATGTTACACAACAATTGGTTAAATGGCATAGTAACTTTAAAAGCAATACCAATGTAAAGCTTTTTTTAGATCCTTACCCTGTTAAAAATTATATAGACGTTACCAATACAAAAAATAAAACAACAGTAGGAGTTAGAGGTTTTGGTTTAGCTATGTTAGATGTGATGAGGGCAGCAGTTGCCAAGCAAGGTACTTTTAAAATTACAGAAGAACGTACCCAAAAGTGTCAGTTTAATACAGGTAAAAATGTAAATACTGTAATAGTACCTTTTTCTTTAGATGGTTTGCCTCCAGTTCCTAAGCCATTAAATAAAAACATTGATGATTTATATAAACCATCTGATGAGCAGATTTATAATTTTGAAAAAGAGATAGGAGATAAAACAGCGCAAAGTAATGCTACAGGAGTAGATTTTTTAGTATCTGCTATAGCGCCTATTGTTGCAAGTATTTATGTCTCATTACCACATACATTAGAAGCTCAAAACTACACGCTTAAACAGGTTGAAGAAGCCGCATTTAAATGGATAACGAATCAGAATTACAAGCATAGCTTACTATTACCTACAGCAACACCAATTGTGGCCTTGCTTAATAGTTATATAGGTATGGCTACAGCTACAAATGCAATAAGTTTAGACTTTTGTGTTGGACAGGTTTGGAGGCATTGTCAGCCATCAATATATAAGCAGTTATCTTATAATAATTGCAGCAATAGTGTTTTTGCAAAAATTATAAAGTTAGATGAAGAAATTAAAAGATACTCCTATGGTCCGCCGGTAGAAAGTATACAGCAAATGTTGGCGTTGGTTAAAGCTGGTATTTTAAATTTAGATTTTGTGAATAATCCCGAAATTGAGTTGTCTAATAATGGGTGGGTTTTAAAATCCAAAGATAAAAGTATAGTTGCCAATATAATGGTAAATTCGGTATTAGATGCTCCAGATATTACAGCAGTTAAATCTGACTTAGTTAAAAGTTTGCTTCATAACGAGTCTATAAAAATAGTAAACGATAATCTTGGAGTACACACAACTAAAGAAGGCTATCTTGTAGAAAAAACCACAGATAATATATTACCAATAGCCTTACTTGGTAGGTTAGCCAAGGGAACTGTTATAGGCGTAGATGCTATATTAGAATGCTTTGGAGATAGACCTATAGAATGGGCAAAAGCAGCTGTTAAAAAAAAATAA
- a CDS encoding tRNA-uridine aminocarboxypropyltransferase encodes MHIETKKTRVQCYKCMNPKSTCICTHISPLQTNTRFVILMHPKEYKKEKNGTGLMTSLQLKNSEIIVGVDFTTNARVNEILNIENSASYLLYPGKDSFNLSTRKSAEVSTFMGNTPYIFILDGTWPCARKMLKLSKNLQELKRVSFDNKIKSKFIIKQQPESLCLSTIESVYTVLNLLKQGGLEECNTDGFLIPFEKMIAHQLDYMLNPSSKNYNLTTGNKLIIKDMYKKSTERNIIFESEN; translated from the coding sequence TTGCATATAGAAACAAAAAAAACAAGAGTACAATGTTACAAGTGCATGAACCCCAAAAGCACTTGTATTTGTACACACATTAGCCCATTGCAAACCAATACTCGTTTTGTTATTCTTATGCACCCTAAGGAGTATAAAAAAGAAAAAAACGGAACAGGACTAATGACTAGTCTTCAGCTTAAAAATTCTGAGATTATAGTAGGTGTAGATTTTACTACAAATGCACGTGTAAATGAAATACTAAACATAGAAAATAGTGCTTCTTATTTACTGTATCCGGGTAAAGATAGTTTTAACCTATCTACAAGAAAAAGTGCTGAAGTGAGTACATTTATGGGTAATACCCCATACATTTTTATTTTAGATGGTACTTGGCCTTGTGCCCGTAAAATGCTTAAACTAAGTAAAAATTTGCAAGAGCTAAAAAGGGTAAGTTTTGATAACAAAATTAAATCAAAATTTATTATTAAACAGCAGCCAGAATCTCTTTGTCTTAGTACTATTGAGTCTGTCTACACCGTTTTAAATTTGCTTAAACAAGGTGGTTTAGAAGAATGTAATACTGATGGTTTTCTTATTCCTTTTGAAAAAATGATAGCGCATCAATTAGATTATATGCTAAACCCTAGTAGTAAAAACTACAATTTAACTACAGGCAATAAGCTTATTATTAAAGATATGTACAAGAAAAGCACTGAGCGAAATATTATTTTTGAAAGTGAAAATTAG
- a CDS encoding glycerophosphodiester phosphodiesterase family protein: MKKLLIPILLISFLLIGCKVKNIQEKTLQTYFSYAENRELLVSAHRGGKGYVGYPENCLETMQYIKKYIPNALFEIDVAKSKDGVLLLMHDNALDRTSTGSGRVDQNNWEALSKLKLKDNFDSIVDFKIPLFKDVLDWAKKDNAILTVDIKRSVDPEEVLHFIEENNALNQSVIITYSMETAQKLYKLNPKVVLSVSIRNMEEFNRAANSGIPWKNMVAFTGTRLSDPLLYKKLHEKGVMCMLGTLGNLDKQAASKGDHLYKEWAKLGIDIFAADRALEVQKAITK, from the coding sequence ATGAAAAAACTATTAATTCCTATTCTATTAATTTCATTTCTATTAATTGGGTGTAAAGTAAAAAATATACAGGAGAAAACGTTACAAACTTACTTTAGTTATGCAGAGAATCGTGAGCTATTAGTTAGTGCTCACCGTGGAGGAAAAGGTTATGTGGGTTATCCAGAAAATTGTTTAGAAACAATGCAGTACATTAAAAAGTACATACCTAATGCATTATTTGAAATTGATGTGGCTAAAAGTAAAGATGGAGTTTTGTTATTAATGCATGATAATGCGTTAGATAGAACATCTACAGGATCTGGTAGGGTAGACCAAAACAATTGGGAAGCGCTATCTAAACTTAAACTAAAAGATAATTTTGACTCTATTGTAGATTTTAAAATTCCGTTATTTAAAGATGTACTAGACTGGGCAAAAAAAGATAATGCCATACTTACTGTAGATATTAAACGAAGTGTAGACCCTGAAGAGGTATTGCATTTTATAGAAGAAAACAATGCTTTAAATCAGTCGGTCATAATTACCTACTCAATGGAAACAGCTCAAAAACTATATAAACTAAATCCTAAGGTAGTACTATCTGTTAGTATTAGAAATATGGAAGAGTTTAACAGAGCAGCTAATTCTGGTATACCATGGAAAAATATGGTTGCTTTTACAGGAACAAGGTTATCTGACCCTTTGTTATATAAAAAACTACATGAAAAAGGTGTTATGTGTATGTTAGGTACTTTAGGTAACTTAGATAAACAAGCCGCATCAAAAGGAGATCATCTTTATAAAGAATGGGCTAAACTTGGAATTGATATTTTTGCTGCTGATAGAGCATTGGAAGTACAAAAGGCTATTACAAAGTAG